One segment of Ascochyta rabiei chromosome 7, complete sequence DNA contains the following:
- a CDS encoding Trans-2-enoyl-CoA reductase (NADPH), which produces MASKVLSSASGMVRTCARASTRFTARTCLLPLAQRRNISAYGYEQAKALTFSEYGEPPAVLSLHGHSISPPHGDNMTIRFLASPINPADINQIQGVYPSKPTFTTSLSTPNPIAVAGNEGVAEIIALGDKVKSAGYKKGDWVFMKGPGFGTWRTHASATTDQVVKLDDAMREGITAIQAGTVSINPCTAYRMITDFTTLQPGEWFIQNGANSGVGRAAIQLGKKWGLKSINVIRSRDDKASEDKLKHDLKALGADIVITDAELQAQGIRDQAKEWTNGGREKIRLALNCVNGKAATAMAKLLSSSSHFVTYGAMSKQPLTIPASMLIFKDIHFHGFWVSRWAEKNPEAKIQTVNDVLDMTRKGEFKDTPFDQIKWDYETKGEELIAKVKDTLEGYREGKGVFVFGKT; this is translated from the coding sequence ATGGCCTCAAAAGTTCTGTCATCTGCGTCTGGCATGGTGCGGACATGTGCACGAGCAAGCACACGCTTCACTGCGCGCACATGTCTTCTCCCACTTGCGCAGCGCCGCAACATTTCAGCGTACGGCTACGAGCAAGCCAAAGCTCTCACATTCTCCGAATATGGCGAGCCGCCCGCGGTCCTGTCCCTCCACGGACACTCCATCTCCCCGCCGCACGGCGATAACATGACGATCCGCTTCCTCGCCTCGCCCATCAATCCGGCCGATATCAACCAGATCCAAGGCGTGTATCCATCCAAACCGACCTTCACCACAAGCCTCAGCACGCCCAATCCAATTGCCGTAGCTGGTAATGAGGGAGTTGCCGAGATCATCGCGCTCGGTGACAAGGTCAAGAGTGCAGGCTACAAGAAGGGTGACTGGGTCTTCATGAAGGGCCCAGGCTTCGGTACATGGAGAACACACGCTTCGGCAACCACAGATCAGGTCGTCAAGCTCGACGATGCTATGAGGGAGGGCATCACCGCCATCCAGGCAGGCACCGTCAGCATCAACCCCTGCACAGCATACCGCATGATCACCGACTTCACCACCCTCCAGCCCGGCGAGTGGTTTATCCAGAACGGCGCAAACTCAGGCGTCGGTCGTGCCGCCATCCAGCTTGGCAAGAAATGGGGTCTGAAGAGCATCAACGTCATCCGTTCGCGTGACGACAAGGCTTCAGAAGACAAGCTCAAGCACGATCTCAAAGCCCTCGGCGCAGACATTGTCATCACCGATGCCGAGCTCCAGGCTCAGGGAATCCGTGACCAGGCCAAAGAATGGACAAATGGCGGCCGCGAGAAGATCCGCCTCGCCCTGAACTGCGTAAATGGCAAAGCTGCGACCGCGATGGCGAAACTGCTCTCCTCATCTTCACACTTCGTCACATACGGCGCCATGTCGAAGCAGCCGCTCACCATCCCCGCCTCGATGCTGATCTTCAAAGACATTCATTTCCACGGCTTCTGGGTCAGCAGATGGGCGGAGAAGAACCCCGAGGCAAAGATTCAGACCGTCAACGACGTCTTGGATATGACAAGGAAGGGCGAGTTCAAGGACACGCCGTTCGACCAGATCAAGTGGGACTACGAAACAAAGGGCGAGGAACTAATCGCAAAGGTCAAAGACACACTGGAGGGTTATCGGGAAGGCAAGGGTGTCTTTGTATTTGGAAAGACATAA
- a CDS encoding Benzil reductase ((S)-benzoin forming), whose amino-acid sequence MSESKEMVIILTGASRGIGLTIAHYLLSQPAQHKLVLTSRTASALTALQTKYGRERVEIVIGDAADPSIASDLVSVATSRFGRLDSLILNHGSLDPVKKIADSSAAEWRKAYDINVFSAVGMVQAALPELRKTHGRIVITSSGAATGAYQGWAAYGSGKAVLNHLALTLAVEEPDVTTVSVRPGVVDTEMQRAIREEHHKTMSATDQEKFQGLHKEGKLVRPEQPGGVIANLSLSAEKGLSGKFLSWDDASLKGYRTDM is encoded by the exons ATGAGCGAATCAAAAGAAATGGTCATCATCCTCACAGGAGCATCGCGAG GCATCGGCCTCACAATAGCCCACTACCTCCTCTCGCAGCCGGCCCAACACAAGCTCGTCCTAACCTCGCGCACCGCCTCCGCCCTCACAGCACTACAAACTAAATACGGCCGCGAGCGTGTCGAAATCGTAATCGGCGACGCCGCCGACCCCAGCATCGCCAGCGACCTGGTCTCAGTCGCCACCTCGCGCTTCGGGCGGCTAGACAGCCTAATCCTGAACCACGGCTCCCTCGACCCAGTGAAGAAGATCGCAGACAGCAGCGCCGCCGAATGGCGCAAAGCCTACGACATCAACGTCTTCAGCGCCGTGGGGATGGTGCAAGCGGCGCTGCCGGAGCTGCGCAAGACGCACGGCCGCATCGTCATCACCAGCAGTGGCGCCGCGACAGGCGCATACCAGGGCTGGGCTGCGTACGGCTCGGGGAAAGCAGTGCTCAACCACCTCGCCCTCACGCTGGCGGTCGAGGAGCCGGATGTGACGACCGTCAGTGTCCGTCCGGGTGTTGTGGATACGGAGATGCAGCGGGCGATTCGCGAGGAGCATCATAAGACGATGAGCGCGACTGACCAGGAGAAGTTCCAGGGACTGCATAAGGAGGGCAAGCTGGTTCGACCCGAGCAGCCTGGTGGTGTGATTGCGAATCTGAGTTTGAGCGCCGAGAAGGGGTTGAGTGGGAAGTTCTTGAGCTGGGATGATGCGAGTTTGAAGGGGTACAGGACGGACATGTAG
- a CDS encoding 6-phosphofructokinase, with protein MAPTNVPAPLAGKKRRIGVMTSGGDAPGMNGAVRAVVRMAIHNDCEAFAIYEGYDGLVKGGDMIKEMLWEDVRGFLSEGGTLIGTARCMEFMQRDGRRRAAKNMIIKGIDALIICGGDGSLTGADRFRDEWPSLLEELVQRKELSKEQVDPFRHLNIVGLVGSIDNDLSMTDATIGCYTSLARICEAIDSVDTTAVSHQRAFVIEVMGRHCGWLALSAGVATGADFVFTPENPPHPGWEKEMLKQVKKQRDMGKRKTIVVVAEGAIDRNLKKITCEQVKDVLANDGKLDTRITTLGHVQRGGTPSAYDRMLATLQGAEAVKAVLEATPDTPSPVICIQENKIVRRSLLEAVAQTKEVAVAIENKDFDRAMQLRDAEFADQYKSYYITTAANLPELRLPEEKRMRVGIIHVGAPAGGMNAATRAAVAYCIARGHTPVALHNGFPGIIRHHSDEPVGAVREIKWIDAETWASKGGSEIGTNRGLPSEDLETCAMVFKKFNIQSLFVVGGFEAFTAVSELRKAREHYKAFKIPMVIVPATISNNVPGTEYSIGSDTCLNALIQYADACRQSASASRRRVFVIETQGGESGYIATVAGLSIGALAVYTPEDGINLKMLDRDIDHLRDVFKKDKGISRSGKVILVNEKASKTYSVQIIAQMIAEAGKGKFESRHGVPGHFQQGTTPSPMDRVRAVRFATKAMQHLEEFIGQDPDEIDDDPMSISVVGIKGSKLLFSPMEQVEKKETEWHRRRPKHEFWMALKETVDTLSGRPQAPKTPTPIDTLAGRPSSSGSAL; from the exons ATGGCGCCCACGAACGTGCCAGCCCCGCTCGCGGGCAAGAAGAGGAGAATCGGTGTCATGACCAGCGGAGGAGACGCCCCCGGCATGAACGGCGCGGTGCGAGCTGTCGTCCGCATGGCCATCCACAACGACTGCGAGGCCTTCGCCATCTACGAGGGCTACGACGGGCTTGTCAAGGGCGGCGACATGATTAAGGAGATGCTCTGGGAGGATGTTCGAGGCTTCTTGTCTGAGGGAGGCACTCTCATCGGCACAGCGCGTTGCATGGAATTTATGCAGCGAGACGGTCGCCGAAGAGCCGCAAAGAACATGATCATCAAGGGCATCGACGCTCTCATCATCTGTGGTGGTGATGGCTCTCTCACCGGTGCCGACAGGTTCCGTGACGAGTGGCCCAGTCTGCTCGAGGAGTTGGTTCAGAGGAAAGAACTCAGCAAGGAGCAGGTTGACCCCTTCAGGCACCTCAACATCGTTGGCCTTGTCGGCTCCATCGACAACGACCTGTCCATGACTGATGCCACAATTGGATGCTACACGTCTCTTGCTCGTATCTGCGAGGCCATTGACTCGGTCGACACCACAGCCGTCAGCCACCAGCGTGCGTTCGTTATCGAGGTCATGGGAAGGCACTGCGGTTGGCTCGCCCTTAGCGCTGGTGTAGCAACTGGAGCAGACTTTGTCTTCACACCCGAGAACCCACCGCATCCGGGCTGGGAGAAGGAGATGCTCAAGCAGGTCAAGAAGCAGAGAGACATGGGCAAGCGCAAGACCATTGTCGTTGTCGCCGAAGGTGCCATCGATCGCAACCTCAAGAAGATCACTTGCGAGCAGGTCAAGGACGTACTCGCAAACGACGGCAAGCTCGACACAAGAATCACCACACTTGGCCACGTCCAGCGTGGAGGTACCCCGTCTGCCTACGACCGCATGCTTGCAACCCTGCAGGGTGCTGAGGCCGTCAAGGCAGTCTTGGAGGCTACTCCTGACACGCCCAGCCCTGTCATTTGCATTCAAGAGAACAAGATCGTCCGCCGATCTCTCCTAGAAGCTGTTGCGCAGACCAAGGAGGTCGCTGTTGCCATTGAGAACAAGGATTTCGACCGTGCTATGCAGCTCCGCGACGCCGAATTTGCCGACCAGTACAAGTCGTACTACATCACCACAGCGGCGAACTTGCCCGAGCTTCGCCTGCCAGAAGAGAAGCGTATGCGTGTTGGTATCATCCACGTTGGTGCGCCAGCTGGTGGTATGAACGCCGCCACTCGCGCTGCGGTAGCATACTGCATTGCGCGCGGCCACACACCAGTTGCGCTCCACAACGGCTTCCCTGGTATCATCCGTCACCACTCAGACGAGCCAGTGGGTGCTGTGCGTGAGATCAAGTGGATCGACGCCGAGACATGGGCCTCCAAGGGTGGATCTGAAATTGGTACCAACCGTGGACTGCCCAGCGAAGATCTAGAGACCTGTGCCATGGTTTTCAAGAAGTTCAACATTCAGTCGCTGTTTGTTGTTGGTGGTTTTGAGGCCTTCACAGCCGTGTCCGAGCTCCGCAAGGCTCGCGAGCACTACAAGGCGTTCAAGATTCCTATG GTCATCGTCCCGGCCACTATCTCCAACAACGTTCCCGGAACGGAATACTCAATTGGCTCGGACACATGTCTGAACGCTCTGATCCAGTACGCCGATGCCTGCCGTCAGTCCGCCTCCGCTTCGCGCCGCCGTGTCTTCGTCATTGAGACTCAAGGTGGTGAATCCGGCTACATCGCGACCGTCGCCGGTCTCTCCATTGGCGCGCTTGCTGTCTACACGCCTGAGGACGGCATCAACCTTAAGATGCTGGACCGCGACATCGACCACCTGCGCGATGTGTTCAAGAAGGACAAGGGTATCTCGCGCTCTGGAAAGGTCATTCTGGTCAACGAGAAGGCGAGCAAGACATACTCGGTCCAGATCATCGCGCAGATGATTGCAGAGGCCGGCAAGGGCAAGTTCGAGTCGCGACACGGTGTGCCCGGGCACTTCCAGCAGGGCACCACGCCCTCGCCCATGGATCGTGTCCGCGCCGTGAGGTTCGCGACAAAGGCCATGCAGCACCTTGAGGAGTTCATCGGCCAGGACCCAGATGAGATTGACGACGACCCCATGAGCATCAGTGTGGTTGGTATCAAGGGATCCAAGCTGCTGTTCAGCCCCATGGAACAGgtcgagaagaaggagacTGAGTGGCACAGGAGGCGTCCCAAGCACGAGTTCTGGATGGCACTCAAGGAGACGGTTGACACGCTGTCTGGTCGTCCTCAGGCGCCAAAGACCCCTACGCCTATTGATACCCTGGCGGGGAGACCGAGCAGCAGTGGCTCAGCGTTGTAA
- a CDS encoding RNA polymerase II mediator complex subunit: MSGVESLKDVALRPWPANKKDELSRDALLQQIEQLTTERGHLRDITEKSLQADIEAGKDVPDDAEEGSEDEEEEKDVPSRKEKMDEIFKMQMEMAGHLDWARFAATNALDLISLVLSADPNKRAPTSFSHTFREAGLNQGLPFASMGVARENHEQHHYKQEELDRKEELHRRQDLVSKAARMEALDAATDEILKAAKSLEKEVRRETKYWQEIVSISDKGWPIQRLRQNARHVPFGVRYGLPEASDHFKARGFAPLRMAKDGSIVLDPNLSLRPKTLRVRISEGGNITGSSQLPVESAGEGLAVEKSIRLARDSLLEEELYHEMSLETRQLLPYGVQLRGSVISVDEPGDNAFANRRLLIDCIPRDDRNSDNEEHTNDWLAHNVAEALRLLLTHEHSMRLYRRTQLPPPLTARKQEKKSPPLLRTLLAMLHHLQSVDALFTYLDTVSSTLRSAGLETSLTTSREESWIKLRESLGKSAKKDLSATDQLLDIFTKPFNGKATLTLPWSQGSQTEQLTIAIRTVIGAPTFGTEYKLTLPSSLTTDLGLSTENKFQSTADITSYIDWILSLYIAHRVLKNEYANRAAVKGNEARVTIMGKVSKKGASVKRDVSIDLRDGILALHLADSSLKGSSQESRSWPGKGEEGPLKEQVKSWVG; this comes from the exons ATGTCTGGAGTCGAATCGCTAAAGGACGTGGCATTGCGCCCATGGCCAGCGAACAAGAAGGATGAGCTGAGCAGGGACGCCTTGTTACAGCAGATTGAGCAGCTCACGACCGAGCGCGGCCACCTACGCGACATAACGGAGAAGTCGCTGCAGGCTGACATCGAGGCCGGGAAAGACGTTCCAGACGACGCAGAAGAGGGCtccgaggacgaggaggaagagaaggacgTGCCGTCCAGGAAAGAGAAAATGGACGAGATATTCAAGATGCAGATGGAGATGGCTGGCCACTTGGA CTGGGCCAGGTTTGCGGCCACCAATGCACTCGATCTCATCTCTCTCGTTCTGTCGGCCGACCCCAACAAGCGCGCACCCACGTCCTTCAGCCATACTTTCCGTGAGGCTGGTCTCAACCAGGGGCTTCCCTTTGCATCGATGGGTGTTGCGAGAGAAAATCACGAGCAGCATCACTACAAACAGGAGGAGTTGGACCGAAAAGAAGAGCTGCACAGAAGGCAGGATCTTGTCTCGAAAGCTGCAAGGATGGAAGCACTCGATGCTGCCACAGATGAGATACTGAAGGCGGCGAAGAGCCTGGAGAAGGAAGTTCGTAGAGAGACAAAGTACTGGCAAGAAATCGTGTCAATCTCGGACAAGGGTTGGCCTATTCAGCGCCTCCGTCAGAACGCGCGCCACGTACCCTTTGGCGTCCGCTATGGGCTCCCGGAGG CCAGCGACCATTTCAAAGCTCGTGGCTTCGCACCCCTGCGCATGGCCAAGGACGGCAGTATCGTTCTCGACCCGAACCTTTCCCTGAGGCCGAAGACACTACGCGTGAGAATCAGCGAGGGTGGGAACATCACCGGCTCGTCGCAGCTTCCCGTGGAAAGCGCAGGAGAAGGGTTGGCAGTCGAGAAATCAATACGGCTTGCACGAGACTCACTGCTTGAGGAAGAGCTATATCACGAGATGAGCCTAGAGACAAGACAGCTGCTGCCGTATGGCGTCCAACTGCGTGGTTCTGTCATCTCTGTAGATGAGCCTGGAGACAACGCTTTCGCAAACCGACGGCTCCTCATCGACTGCATACCACGAGACGACAGAAATTCGGATAATGAAGAGCATACAAACGACTGGCTGGCTCACAACGTGGCTGAAGCCTTGCGTCTTCTGTTGACCCACGAGCATAGCATGCGTCTCTACCGCAGGACTCAACTACCACCGCCGTTGACAGCACGAAAACAAGAGAAGAAGTCGCCCCCACTCTTACGCACGTTGCTTGCAATGCTGCACCATTTGCAAAGTGTGGACGCGTTGTTCACCTACCTTGACACCGTCTCAAGTACGCTGAGAAGCGCTGGTCTCGAGACATCGCTGACAACAAGTCGTGAGGAGTCCTGGATCAAGCTCCGCGAAAGCCTAGGAAAGTCGGCTAAGAAGGACCTCTCTGCGACCGACCAGCTCTTGGACATCTTCACCAAGCCATTCAACGGCAAAGCCACTCTGACTCTGCCTTGGAGCCAAGGCTCGCAAACGGAGCAGCTGACCATTGCGATACGCACCGTCATTGGTGCGCCAACTTTCGGTACCGAGTACAAGCTCACGCTGCCATCCTCTCTCACAACAGATCTTGGCCTCTCCACGGAAAACAAGTTCCAGTCCACGGCAGACATTACATCGTATATCGATTGGATCCTGTCACTATACATAGCACATCGAGTACTCAAGAACGAGTATGCAAACCGGGCAGCTGTCAAGGGCAACGAGGCCAGGGTGACAATCATGGGCAAGGTTAGCAAGAAGGGCGCATCGGTGAAGCGAGACGTTTCGATCGATTTAAGAGATGGCATACTGGCGTTGCACTTGGCTGACAGCAGCTTGAAGGGTTCATCACAGGAGTCACGTTCGTGGCCTGGAAAGGGGGAAGAGGGGCCGTTGAAAGAACAGGTCAAGAGCTGGGTTGGGTGA
- a CDS encoding IMP-specific 5'-nucleotidase, giving the protein MTTRYRVEYALKTHRRDQLIEWIKGLLAVPFVLHSQPTAVFEENAQTVHQQASVAQRRYAEIMRDVEDIINDHIEHQKMGKPDRSKLKLLVPTVANFFTPLALHDAFIWQDQRRSISYRRFVPPSFNDVRLVLNTAQVMSLVRSGPIELVTFDGDVTLYDDGMNLLPENPIIPKILHLMRRGSKIGIVTAAGYTEASRYYGRLFGLLHAIQESDLPLESKQGFMIMGGESSFCFKFDENSPDLLRFVSREDWVLKEMLLWSDADVAELLDIAESSLRDTVKNMRMNAEIVRKERAVGIIPKNGDRFCRETLEETVLIVQKVLDISEVGQRLPFCAFNGGNDVFVDIGDKSWGVLACQRIFGAIEGGKTLHVGDQFLSAGANDFKARLACTTAWIANPTETCQLLDEIAELDETHQRKTR; this is encoded by the exons ATGACGACCAGATACCGCGTCGAAT ATGCTCTCAAG ACTCACAGGCGAGATCAGTTG ATTGAATGGATCAAG GGTCTTCTCGCGGTGCCGTTTGTTCTGCACTCGCAGCCAACTGCCGTGTTTGAGGAGAATGCTCAGACAGTCCATCAGCAAGCCAGCGTTGCCCAGCGTCGATACGCTGAGATTATGCGTGATGTAGAGGACATCATCAATGATCACA TTGAACATCAGAAGATGGGAAAGCCAGATCGTTCAAAGCTCAAGCTGCTGGTACCCACCGTGGCCAATTTCTTCACACCCTTGGCACTCCACGATGCCTTTATATGGCAAGATCAACGCCGGTCAATCAGCTACAGGCGTTTTGTGCCACCATCCTTCAACGACGTGCGCCTGGTCCTAAACACAGCTCAAGTGATGAGCCTTGTCCGCAGTGGGCCTATTGAGCTTGTGACATTCGATGGAGATGTCACACTCTACGACGACGGGATGAACTTGCTGCCCGAGAATCCCATCATTCCCAAGATCTTGCATCTTATGCGCAGAGGGTCTAAGATTGGGATTGTCACGGCAGCAGGCTACACAGAAGCCAGTCGGTACTACGGACGGCTTTTCGGCTTGTTGCATGCAATTCAGGAGTCGGATCTACCGCTGGAGTCGAAGCAGGGGTTCATGATCATGGGCGGCGAGAGCAGCTTCTGCTTCAAGTTTGATGAGAACAGCCCAGACCTGCTGAGGTTCGTGTCACGCGAAGATTGGGTCCTGAAAGAGATGCTGCTGTGGTCGGATGCGGACGTTGCAGAGTTGCTTGACATTGCCGAGTCTTCGTTGAGAGACACAGTGAAGAACATGCGGATGAACGCCGAGATTGTCAGGAAAGAAAGAGCAGTAGGCATCATCCCGAAGAACGGCGATCGATTCTGCCGGGAGACGCTGGAAGAAACGGTGTTGATTGTGCAGAAAGTGCTC GACATATCTGAGGTGGGACAACGACTGCCATTCTGCGCTTTTAACG GTGGCAACGACGTGTTTGTGGATATTGGAGACAAGAGCTGGGGTGTGTTGGCGTGCCAGCGAATCTTTGGGGCGATTGAAGGAGGCAAGACGCTGCACGTTGGGGACCAGTTTCTGAGCGCCGGGGCGAACGACTTCAAGGCGCGACTGGCCTGCACGACGGCGTGGATTGCAAACCCCACCGAGACTTGCCAGCTGCTGGACGAGATTGCAGAGCTGGACGAGACGCACCAGCGCAAGACGAGATAA
- a CDS encoding kinetochore-associated Ndc80 complex subunit ndc80: MAHDQGMFSVQRPRQTLGPMNNNISSAIPMPSSAMKRSSSVHQMQQGSQFGGNNHARSQSGGRMSLAPGRPSQPLFARSSSGTNLAEGFPSVQRNSMGNFGGASSGRKSFAPGASLFQTPAPPAGPNFEQSAQRRSSVFKSRSSHGSGQPGMKQSFFQQAPMPAAPPADPRRLKDSATRQQMANELLEFLTHNNFEMEQKHTLSAKAMTSPTQKDFNNMFMWLYNRIDPSYRFQKSIDQEIPVLLKQLRYPFEKSIMKSQIAAVGGNNWPTFLGLLHWMMQLVVLCQRYESGNYDEACFEAGYDVSGDRIIFDFLTDAYSTWLAADDEDDDEEAQDRHMQPHIENMAAKFEAANSQHHDQVKMLEAEHKLLQDQIDELSKAGPRIAKYEEQNKVLQEDRVKFENYNANMELKVKKYTDRCEFYEKNIEELEAELEAAEKEQAELQAIIDGRGMTINDIDRMAAEKDRLDNALQSTSNRLEDSKKKVADKELAASKKLDELEQTIERYNNLGYQIGVIPSTAVNAKGQDYELILTVTDGPNFSGSQMGSSSQEPSDRLLQDASTGYSPAHLLNLDLKGSVKSNILTLRKEIAERRNAALEADMNNHDLLDKIKEAMDDKVAEVEALGHRVAQAEEELEKLREITNTQKSQSDAQIERMEKELGRMRSGLGESVQLMVQREMAVNIEYEQLQLRANSLREELHTEIERMLDDIVRFKLHVQRSLEEYEQFIADEVERSCEEQDLLARAEEHTEVLDGGADEDVDEEMGGVE; encoded by the exons ATGGCCCACGACCAAGGCATGTTCTCGGTCCAACGACCGCGCCAG ACACTAGGACCCATGAACAACAACATCTCCTCGGCGATTCCCATGCCCTCGTCAGCAATGAAGCGCTCGAGCTCGGTGCACCAGATGCAGCAAGGCTCGCAGTTCGGTGGAAACAACCATGCGCGCTCACAGTCGGGAGGGCGCATGTCGCTCGCTCCAGGCCGCCCAAGCCAGCCGCTCTTTGCGCGCTCGTCTTCTGGCACGAACCTCGCCGAGGGCTTCCCCTCGGTGCAGCGCAACTCCATGGGCAACTTTGGCGGGGCAAGTAGTGGGAGGAAGAGCTTTGCGCCCGGCGCGTCCCTCTTCCAGACCCCGGCGCCGCCAGCGGGACCCAACTTCGAGCAAAGCGCACAGCGGCGAAGCAGCGTCTTCAAGTCGCGCTCCTCGCACGGGAGCGGGCAGCCGGGCATGAAGCAGTCGTTCTTCCAGCAGGCTCCCATGCCTGCCGCGCCCCCCGCAGACCCGCGACGGCTGAAAGACTCGGCCACGCGACAGCAAATGGCAAACGAACTCCTCGAGTTCCTCACACACAACAACTTCGAGATGGAGCAGAAGCACACACTATCGGCCAAGGCCATGACATCGCCCACGCAGAAGGACTTCAACAACATGTTCATGTGGCTCTACAACCGCATCGACCCGAGCTACAGATTCCAGAAATCAATCGATCAGGAGATCCCCGTGCTGCTCAAGCAGTTGCGCTACCCCTTTGAGAAATCCATCATGAAGTCGCAGATTGCGGCTGTTGGTGGAAACAACTGGCCAACTTTCCTGGGCCTGCTCCACTGGATGATGCAGCTTGTCGTTTTGTGCCAGAGGTACGAATCTGGAAACTACGATGAGGCCTGCTTTGAGGCCGGCTACGATGTCTCAGGCGACCGCATCATCTTCGACTTCCTCACAGACGCGTATAGCACATGGTTGGCAGCAGACGACGAGGATGACGACGAGGAGGCTCAAGATCGACACATGCAGCCTCACATCGAGAACATGGCGGCCAAGTTTGAAGCCGCAAACTCGCAACACCACGACCAGGTCAAGATGCTCGAAGCTGAGCACAAATTGCTTCAAGACCAGATTGATGAACTCAGCAAGGCAGGCCCCAGGATCGCAAAGTACGAGGAACAAAACAAGGTCCTCCAGGAAGACCGCGTAAAGTTCGAGAACTACAACGCAAACATGGAGCTCAAAGTCAAGAAGTACACCGACCGCTGCGAGTTTTACGAGAAGAATATCGAGGAGCTAGAGGCCGAGCTCGAAGCTGCCGAGAAGGAGCAGGCAGAACTTCAAGCCATCATCGATGGCCGCGGAATGACCATCAACGACATCGACCGCATGGCCGCCGAGAAGGACCGCCTCGACAATGCCCTCCAGAGCACATCCAACCGCCTTGAGGATTCCAAGAAGAAGGTTGCCGACAAAGAGCTGGCCGCGTCGAAGAAGTTGGACGAGCTCGAGCAGACGATCGAGCGTTACAACAACCTAGGCTACCAAATCGGTGTCATCCCATCCACTGCTGTCAACGCAAAGGGCCAGGATTACGAGCTCATCCTCACCGTAACGGACGGGCCTAACTTCTCCGGCAGCCAGATGGGAAGCAGTTCCCAGGAGCCGTCGGACCGCTTGCTGCAAGACGCCAGCACTGGCTACTCGCCCGCACACCTGCTGAATCTCGATCTCAAGGGCAGCGTAAAGTCCAACATACTGACTCTCCGCAAAGAGATCGCCGAGCGACGCAACGCCGCGCTCGAAGCAGACATGAACAACCACGACCTCCTCGACAAGATCAAAGAAGCCATGGACGACAAGGTCGCCGAAGTCGAAGCCCTAGGCCACCGCGTCGCAcaggcagaagaagagctggAGAAGCTGCGCGAAATCACCAACACGCAGAAGAGCCAGAGCGACGCGCAGATTGAGCGCATGGAGAAGGAACTCGGCCGCATGAGGAGCGGACTCGGCGAGAGCGTGCAACTGATGGTGCAGCGAGAAATGGCCGTAAACATCGA ATACGAACAACTCCAACTCCGCGCCAACTCGCTGCGCGAAGAACTCCACACGGAAATAGAGCGCATGCTCGACGATATCGTCCGCTTCAAACTCCACGTTCAGCGCAGCCTCGAGGAGTACGAGCAGTTCATCGCCGACGAGGTCGAGCGCAGCTGCGAGGAGCAGGACCTCCTGGCCCGCGCTGAGGAGCACACGGAGGTGCTCGATGGGGGTGCGGATGAGGATGTGGATGAGGAGATGGGCGGCGTTGAGTAG